The Anas acuta chromosome 18, bAnaAcu1.1, whole genome shotgun sequence genome has a segment encoding these proteins:
- the TVP23C gene encoding Golgi apparatus membrane protein TVP23 homolog C produces the protein MLRQDSGDDIEDVSLFDADDEASRRAKKAKLRHPVASFFHLFFRVSAIVVYLLCELLTSSFIACMVTIILLLSCDFWAVKNVTGRLMVGLRWWNQVDDDGRSQWIFESRKVSAQGSKSSSEAESRIFWLGLISCPMIWVIFAFSALFSFKVKWLAVVIMGVVLQGANLYGYIRCKVGSRKNLTSMATSYLGKQFLRQTVAKDDQTAS, from the exons ATGCTGCGGCAG GACAGCGGCGACGACATCGAGGACGTGTCCCTGTTCGACGCGGACGATGAGGCGTCCCGGAGAGCCAAGAAGGCGAAGCTGAG GCATCCGGTGGCGTCATTTTTCCACCTGTTCTTCCGAGTCAGTGCGATAGTTGTCTATCTGCTCTGTGAGCTCTTAACTAGCAGCTTTATTGCTTGCATGGTGACAATTATCCTCCTCTTGTCATGTGACTTTTGGGCTGTAAAG aatgTCACAGGGCGACTAATGGTTGGTCTTCGCTGGTGGAACCAGGTGGATGATGATGGTAGAAGTCAGTGGATATTTGAGTCCAGAAAG GTATCAGCACAAGGGAGTAAATCCTCCTCGGAAGCAGAGTCCCGAATTTTCTGGTTAGGTCTAATTAGCTGTCCGATGATCTGGGTGATATTTGCTTTCAgtgctctcttttctttcaaagtgaAGTGGCTG GCAGTGGTAATAATGGGAGTAGTTCTCCAGGGAGCCAACCTCTATGGTTACATCAGGTGCAAAGTTGGCAGTAGGAAGAACCTGACCAGCATGGCAACCAGCTATCTCGGCAAGCAGTTCTTGCGGCAG acCGTGGCTAAAGATGACCAAACAGCATCTTGA